Genomic window (Chloroflexota bacterium):
GCGCTGTTCGATCCACCTTTGCCGACGCCTTTCACGTTTTCGATCAAACCGGTGGTGGTTGGCGGAACGTCGAACACGATCCAATGTGTAAATGTCGTCACGACCGCATCCGGGTCTTCCATCATCAGCACCAAACTCTGCGCGTTGCGCGGCACGCCGATCCACGTGAGTGGTGGCGAAATATTCTCCCCATCGCACGTGTACTTGGCGGCAAGCAGCGCGCCATCGGTGAACGCGCTACTCGAAAAGATAAAGGGCGCGGCGGTTGGCGTTGGCGGGACGAGCGTGGGTGTGGCGGTCGGCGTCACCGGCGTCGGCGTGACGGTCGGCGGGATCGGCGTCGCGGTCGGAGGCGGCTGGGTCGGCGCGACAGTTGGAATCGGAATTCGCGCA
Coding sequences:
- a CDS encoding YbhB/YbcL family Raf kinase inhibitor-like protein, giving the protein MLRAHTHIVVILFILSVAILSSACARIPIPTVAPTQPPPTATPIPPTVTPTPVTPTATPTLVPPTPTAAPFIFSSSAFTDGALLAAKYTCDGENISPPLTWIGVPRNAQSLVLMMEDPDAVVTTFTHWIVFDVPPTTTGLIENVKGVGKGGSNSAKRNTYVGPCPPSGIHRFIFQLFALDVETLGLNEGASRADIEKAMTGRVLAKLVITGLYGKK